A part of Aegilops tauschii subsp. strangulata cultivar AL8/78 chromosome 2, Aet v6.0, whole genome shotgun sequence genomic DNA contains:
- the LOC109758333 gene encoding GDSL esterase/lipase At1g33811-like: MAGRGGAFALVALCMLELALLHGAGAGEPLVPAMFVFGDSTMDVGNNNQLPDCKPECRADYPQYGVDHPSHAPTGRFSNGYNLADQIAQLLGFKESPPAFLSLPAGGIIPHMKDGINFASGGSGLQNQTGDHCGGVYSMADQLEEFKLVVMMMGNGSYDLISRSLFFISVGSNDLFEYADAKNPPPNRNDTAFLKCLVDSYRTYLQELYALGARKFSIVSPSLVGCCPSQRAAALEHHNDFDEFHCFRPANNLSKQLYTLLASTLQDLGGDLDDMHYSICDSAGMAEAVFATGGAKGHNLVVDTACCAGPGPFGVGLCNTSATLCPSRADFLFWDSFHPTEYASGLAASALFNDPGEFVRPINVGQLVAL; the protein is encoded by the exons ATGGCCGGCCGCGGCGGGGCGTTCGCACTCGTTGCGCTGTGCATGCTCGAGCTCGCGCTGCTACATGGCGCCGGCGCCGGGGAGCCGCTCGTGCCGGCCATGTTCGTGTTCGGAGACTCGACGATGGACGTCGGCAACAACAACCAGCTGCCTGATTGCAAGCCCGAATGCAGGGCCGACTACCCGCAGTACGGCGTCGACCACCCCTCCCACGCGCCCACCGGCCGCTTCAGCAATGGATACAACCTCGCTGACCAGATAG CTCAATTACTTGGATTCAAAGAGAGCCCACCCGCTTTCCTCTCCCTCCCGGCCGGGGGCATCATTCCACATATGAAAGACGGCATCAACTTTGCATCGGGAGGGTCAGGGCTGCAGAACCAAACGGGCGATCAT TGCGGAGGAGTCTACAGCATGGCCGACCAACTGGAGGAGTTCAAGTTGGTCGTCATGATGATGGGGAACGGCTCGTACGACCTCATCTCCAGATCACTCTTCTTCATCAGCGTCGGCAGCAACGACCTGTTCGAGTACGCCGATGCCAAGAACCCGCCCCCTAACCGCAACGACACCGCCTTCCTGAAATGCCTCGTCGACTCTTACAGGACCTACCTGCAG GAGTTGTATGCGCTCGGGGCGAGAAAGTTCAGCATCGTCAGCCCATCGCTGGTGGGGTGCTGCCCGTCGCAGAGGGCGGCCGCGCTGGAACATCACAATGACTTCGACGAGTTCCACTGCTTCCGCCCGGCGAACAACCTCTCCAAGCAACTCTACACTTTGCTAGCCTCGACGCTCCAGGACCTCGGCGGTGATCTGGACGACATGCACTACTCCATCTGCGACTCGGCAGGGATGGCCGAGGCGGTCTTCGCAACCGGCGGCGCAAAAGGCCACA ACCTGGTGGTGGACACGGCCTGCTGCGCCGGCCCAGGGCCGTTCGGGGTGGGCCTGTGCAACACCTCCGCCACGCTATGCCCCAGCCGCGCCGACTTCCTGTTCTGGGACAGCTTCCACCCGACGGAGTATGCGTCGGGCTTGGCCGCGTCCGCGCTCTTCAACGACCCCGGTGAATTCGTCCGCCCGATCAACGTGGGGCAGCTGGTGGCACTGTAG